From Psychrobacillus sp. FSL K6-2836, a single genomic window includes:
- a CDS encoding ribonuclease HII, giving the protein MLSLKEIKDKLEQSTGSEAWIIELEQDERIGARKLWTSWKRKQQLLLLERQSHEEKVVFDRSYCSHTNDLVAGVDEAGRGPLAGPVVTAAVILQNNTESLIGLDDSKQLSRKKRNELAERIKRNAIAYFIHFQSVEKIDQLNIYEATKQSMTEAVLSLETRPNVVLVDAMNLPIDIETHSIVKGDAQSLAIAAASILAKTARDEYMDQLHEQFPMYLFNKHAGYGTKLHIEMIEQYGPTLHHRKTFEPIKSILRMR; this is encoded by the coding sequence TTGTTAAGTTTAAAAGAGATCAAAGACAAATTGGAACAATCAACGGGCTCGGAGGCTTGGATAATTGAATTAGAGCAGGATGAACGAATTGGTGCCAGAAAACTATGGACAAGCTGGAAAAGAAAACAACAGCTACTTCTCCTAGAACGTCAATCGCATGAAGAAAAAGTCGTCTTCGATAGAAGTTATTGTTCTCATACAAATGATTTAGTGGCAGGAGTAGATGAAGCCGGTAGAGGACCTTTAGCTGGACCAGTAGTGACTGCGGCTGTAATACTTCAAAATAATACAGAGAGTTTAATAGGTCTTGATGATTCTAAACAATTGTCACGAAAAAAGCGAAATGAATTAGCTGAACGTATTAAGCGAAATGCAATTGCATATTTCATTCACTTTCAATCAGTTGAAAAAATAGATCAACTCAATATTTATGAAGCAACTAAACAATCCATGACAGAAGCTGTATTAAGCTTAGAAACAAGACCAAATGTTGTATTAGTAGATGCAATGAATTTGCCGATCGATATCGAAACCCATTCCATTGTAAAAGGTGACGCACAAAGCTTAGCAATTGCAGCGGCGTCCATATTGGCAAAAACGGCACGGGACGAATACATGGACCAATTGCACGAGCAATTTCCAATGTATTTATTTAACAAACACGCAGGCTATGGCACAAAGCTGCATATCGAAATGATTGAACAGTATGGTCCAACCCTGCATCATCGAAAGACTTTCGAACCGATTAAATCTATATTAAGAATGAGGTGA
- the ylqF gene encoding ribosome biogenesis GTPase YlqF, translating to MTIQWFPGHMAKARREVTENLKLVDIVFELIDARLPLSSRNPMIDEVIHQKTRLLILNKMDMADETQTKKWIAYFEEKGHPAVAINSLEGKGLQTVFKAAKELLKPKWDRMKDRGIKPRAIRAMIVGIPNVGKSTLINRFAKKNIARTGNTPGVTKKQQWIKVEKEIELLDTPGILWPKFEDQQVGYKLALTGAIKDAVINMEDLAVYGLNFLQEHYPKRMEDRYQVKEVSADLVETFDQIGKLRRCFSNGGEIDYDQVAELIVRDVRNLHLGRLTFDFVEEY from the coding sequence ATGACAATTCAATGGTTTCCTGGTCATATGGCCAAAGCAAGAAGAGAAGTAACCGAAAACTTAAAATTAGTGGATATCGTTTTCGAATTAATAGATGCACGTTTACCGCTATCGTCTAGAAATCCAATGATAGATGAAGTTATACATCAGAAAACAAGATTACTCATATTAAATAAAATGGATATGGCAGATGAAACGCAAACTAAAAAATGGATTGCCTATTTTGAGGAAAAAGGCCACCCTGCAGTGGCGATTAACTCTTTGGAAGGAAAAGGACTCCAAACTGTATTTAAGGCAGCAAAAGAGCTTTTAAAGCCTAAATGGGACCGTATGAAGGACAGAGGTATAAAACCTAGAGCGATACGCGCAATGATTGTTGGTATACCTAATGTAGGTAAATCGACTCTAATTAACCGATTTGCAAAGAAAAATATCGCAAGAACGGGTAATACACCGGGTGTAACGAAAAAGCAACAATGGATCAAAGTAGAAAAAGAAATTGAATTACTTGATACTCCTGGTATCTTATGGCCGAAATTTGAGGATCAGCAGGTCGGGTATAAGCTTGCACTTACTGGTGCTATTAAAGATGCAGTGATCAATATGGAGGATTTGGCGGTTTATGGCTTAAACTTTTTGCAGGAACACTATCCAAAAAGGATGGAAGACCGCTACCAGGTGAAAGAAGTCAGCGCAGATTTGGTAGAAACATTTGACCAGATTGGTAAGTTAAGAAGATGTTTTTCAAATGGTGGAGAAATAGATTACGACCAAGTAGCGGAACTAATTGTTCGAGACGTTCGTAATCTTCATCTAGGTAGATTAACATTTGATTTTGTGGAAGAATATTAA
- the lepB gene encoding signal peptidase I, with amino-acid sequence MEQVKKEKNELWEWSKALLIAFGLAAIIRFFLFTPIVVDGESMMPTLKNGDRMVVNKIGYMVGEPDRYDIVVFHAPEQKNYIKRVIGLPGDSVEFKNDQLFINGKELPEPYLEQYKSEISEGTLTDDFTLEETAAQVNEIPEGYIFVMGDNRRYSKDSRHIGLVAIDEVIGNTNLVFWPMNEIGFVK; translated from the coding sequence ATGGAACAAGTAAAAAAAGAAAAGAATGAATTATGGGAGTGGTCAAAAGCTCTATTAATTGCTTTTGGGCTAGCGGCAATAATTCGCTTCTTTTTATTTACACCTATCGTAGTAGACGGAGAATCAATGATGCCTACTTTAAAAAATGGGGATCGTATGGTAGTTAACAAAATCGGCTATATGGTTGGAGAACCAGATCGTTATGACATAGTAGTATTCCATGCTCCAGAGCAAAAAAACTATATTAAACGTGTTATTGGACTTCCAGGAGATAGTGTAGAGTTTAAAAATGATCAATTATTTATCAATGGCAAGGAGTTACCAGAACCATATTTAGAACAGTATAAAAGTGAAATTAGTGAAGGAACCCTTACAGATGATTTCACTTTAGAAGAGACTGCTGCACAAGTGAATGAAATCCCGGAAGGCTACATATTCGTAATGGGAGATAATCGTAGATACAGTAAGGATAGCCGACATATTGGTCTCGTGGCTATTGACGAAGTGATAGGAAATACAAACTTAGTTTTCTGGCCTATGAATGAAATTGGCTTTGTGAAGTAA
- the rplS gene encoding 50S ribosomal protein L19 produces the protein MQNIISEITKEQLRSDLPTFRPGDTVRVHVKVVEGTRERIQMYEGVVIKRRGGGISETFTVRKISSGVGVERTFPVHTPKIANLEVIRRGKVRRAKLYYLRDLRGKAARIKERR, from the coding sequence ATGCAAAACATTATTTCAGAAATCACTAAAGAACAATTACGTTCAGACCTTCCAACATTCCGTCCTGGGGACACAGTTCGTGTTCACGTTAAGGTTGTTGAGGGAACTCGCGAACGTATCCAAATGTACGAAGGTGTTGTAATTAAACGTCGTGGTGGCGGAATTAGCGAAACTTTTACAGTTCGTAAAATTTCATCTGGTGTTGGTGTTGAACGTACATTCCCTGTACACACACCAAAAATTGCAAACTTAGAAGTTATCCGTCGTGGTAAAGTTCGTCGTGCTAAATTGTACTACTTACGTGACCTACGTGGTAAAGCAGCTCGTATTAAAGAGCGTCGTTAA
- the trmD gene encoding tRNA (guanosine(37)-N1)-methyltransferase TrmD yields the protein MNIHILSLFPEMFTGVFNSSILKKAQEKSEATINVVNFRDYSGNKHHQVDDYPYGGGAGMVLKPEPIFNAIEALPPSKGPSRRIILLCPQGERFTQKKAEELAREEELVFICGHYEGYDERIREHLVTDEISIGDFVLTGGELAAMTVVDSVVRLLPNVLGNAESHEKDSFSTGLLEHPHYTRPVEFRGHTVPDVLMSGNHAAIEKWRKEESLKRTFMRRPDLLERIELTFDEERLLKEIKG from the coding sequence ATGAACATTCACATTCTTTCTCTTTTTCCAGAAATGTTTACTGGTGTATTTAATTCATCGATTTTGAAAAAGGCCCAAGAAAAGAGTGAAGCAACGATAAATGTAGTAAATTTTAGGGATTACTCAGGTAATAAACATCATCAAGTGGACGACTATCCATATGGCGGTGGTGCAGGGATGGTGTTAAAGCCAGAACCTATTTTTAATGCCATAGAGGCTCTTCCTCCAAGTAAAGGACCAAGTAGACGCATTATCCTATTGTGTCCTCAGGGAGAACGTTTTACGCAGAAAAAAGCGGAAGAACTAGCACGGGAAGAAGAGCTTGTTTTTATTTGTGGTCACTACGAAGGCTATGATGAACGAATTCGAGAGCACTTAGTGACAGACGAAATTTCTATTGGAGATTTTGTTTTAACAGGTGGCGAGCTTGCAGCCATGACGGTGGTGGATAGTGTTGTGAGATTATTGCCTAATGTCTTAGGTAATGCAGAATCGCATGAGAAAGATTCCTTTTCCACTGGTTTGCTAGAGCATCCCCATTATACTCGTCCAGTCGAATTCAGAGGTCATACAGTTCCAGATGTTTTAATGTCTGGAAACCATGCAGCAATTGAAAAGTGGCGCAAAGAAGAATCATTAAAAAGAACATTCATGCGCAGACCAGATTTATTGGAGCGGATTGAACTAACTTTTGACGAGGAGCGTTTATTAAAAGAAATAAAAGGATAG
- the rimM gene encoding ribosome maturation factor RimM (Essential for efficient processing of 16S rRNA) — translation MEWFNVGKIVNTHGIWGEVRVISTTDFADERYEVGSELALHKADGSKPIIVKVASHRQHKNFDLLTFEGYSLLKDVEAFRNAILKVSEKYLSELEENEFYFHEIIGCTVESTEGEIIGTITEIIQTGANDVWTVRPEKGKKDHYIPYIEDVVKSIDIENKKIKIEVLDGLLS, via the coding sequence ATGGAATGGTTTAATGTAGGTAAGATAGTAAATACACATGGTATTTGGGGAGAGGTTCGAGTAATCTCTACGACAGACTTTGCTGACGAACGCTATGAAGTTGGAAGCGAACTAGCGTTACATAAAGCAGATGGTTCTAAACCAATTATTGTTAAAGTAGCAAGTCATCGTCAACATAAGAATTTTGATTTATTAACTTTTGAAGGATACTCATTGTTGAAGGATGTAGAAGCATTTAGAAACGCAATTTTAAAGGTTTCTGAGAAATACCTTTCAGAGTTAGAAGAAAATGAGTTCTATTTTCACGAAATTATAGGTTGTACAGTAGAATCTACTGAAGGTGAAATTATTGGAACTATAACAGAAATTATTCAAACTGGCGCCAACGATGTTTGGACTGTGAGACCCGAAAAAGGAAAAAAAGACCACTATATTCCTTATATTGAAGACGTAGTGAAATCAATTGATATTGAAAATAAAAAAATCAAAATAGAAGTATTGGATGGTCTGTTATCATGA
- a CDS encoding KH domain-containing protein — protein MKQLIEAIVKPIVDYPENVKVEKDESVNRIVYKLSVHPEDMGKVIGKQGRVAKAIRTIVYSAAGSHQKKKTYVDILD, from the coding sequence GTGAAGCAGCTGATCGAAGCAATCGTTAAACCGATAGTTGATTATCCAGAAAATGTGAAGGTTGAAAAAGATGAAAGTGTAAACCGTATAGTTTATAAACTTTCTGTTCATCCTGAAGATATGGGAAAAGTAATTGGCAAACAAGGGCGTGTCGCGAAAGCAATTCGTACAATTGTTTACTCAGCAGCAGGCAGTCACCAAAAGAAAAAAACATATGTCGACATATTAGATTAA
- the rpsP gene encoding 30S ribosomal protein S16, with protein MAVKIRLKRMGAKKSPFYRIVVADSRSPRDGRQIETVGTYNPLTKPAEVKINEELALKWLQDGAKPSDTVRNLFSEQGIMEKFHNAKLGK; from the coding sequence ATGGCAGTTAAAATTCGTTTAAAACGTATGGGAGCAAAAAAATCTCCTTTCTATCGTATTGTAGTAGCAGACTCTCGCTCACCACGTGATGGTCGTCAAATTGAAACAGTAGGTACTTACAACCCACTTACTAAACCAGCTGAAGTTAAAATTAACGAAGAATTAGCGTTAAAATGGCTTCAAGACGGTGCGAAACCATCTGATACAGTACGTAACTTGTTCTCAGAACAAGGAATTATGGAAAAATTCCATAACGCAAAACTCGGCAAATAA
- the ffh gene encoding signal recognition particle protein has translation MAFEGLAERLQGTLQKIKGKGKISEADVKEMMREVRYALLEADVNLKVVKEFVKNVSDRAVGQDVMKSLTPGQQVVKIVKDELTELMGGEQSQISFSTRPPTVIMMVGLQGAGKTTTTGKLANVLRKKYNKKPLLVAADIYRPAAVQQLQTIGKQLSLPVFALGTDISPVEIVKQAMEQAKEEHHDVVIIDTAGRLHIDETLMQELKDIRAIKEPDEVFLVVDAMTGQDAVNVANNFNEAIGITGVVLTKLDGDTRGGAALSIRSVTQKPIKFVGMGEKMDALEPFHPERMASRILGMGDMMSLIEKAQANVDEERAKELEEKFRTQSFTFDDFLEQIGQVKQMGPLDEILKMLPGAGKIKGLENAKVDEKQMDRVEAIIYSMTTQEKTTPEIINGPRKKRIAKGSGTSIQDINRLLKQFEDMKKMMKQMTNMQQKGKKKMKMPGLDSLFK, from the coding sequence ATGGCATTTGAAGGATTAGCTGAGCGACTCCAAGGTACACTTCAGAAGATTAAAGGTAAAGGGAAAATTTCTGAAGCCGATGTAAAGGAAATGATGAGAGAAGTCAGGTATGCACTTCTTGAGGCAGACGTTAACTTAAAAGTAGTAAAAGAATTCGTCAAAAATGTATCGGATCGTGCCGTTGGGCAAGACGTGATGAAAAGTTTAACGCCAGGTCAACAGGTCGTTAAAATTGTTAAAGATGAATTGACGGAGCTGATGGGTGGAGAACAAAGTCAAATTTCTTTCTCTACTAGACCTCCAACAGTTATTATGATGGTCGGTTTGCAAGGCGCAGGGAAAACAACCACTACAGGTAAATTGGCCAATGTTCTGCGTAAAAAGTATAACAAAAAGCCATTATTGGTTGCTGCGGATATCTATAGACCGGCGGCTGTTCAACAGCTGCAAACCATTGGAAAACAGCTCTCATTACCTGTGTTTGCATTAGGAACAGATATTTCTCCTGTTGAAATAGTCAAACAGGCTATGGAGCAAGCAAAAGAAGAACATCACGATGTAGTTATTATAGATACTGCAGGGCGTCTTCATATTGATGAGACACTTATGCAGGAACTAAAAGATATCCGTGCGATCAAAGAGCCTGATGAGGTGTTTTTAGTTGTAGATGCAATGACTGGTCAGGATGCAGTCAATGTAGCGAATAATTTTAATGAAGCTATAGGCATAACTGGTGTTGTTTTAACGAAGTTAGATGGAGATACACGAGGTGGTGCTGCACTATCTATTCGCTCCGTTACTCAAAAACCGATTAAATTTGTCGGGATGGGTGAAAAAATGGATGCGTTAGAGCCTTTCCACCCGGAACGAATGGCTTCTCGAATTTTAGGTATGGGCGATATGATGTCACTAATCGAAAAAGCCCAGGCAAATGTCGATGAGGAACGAGCGAAGGAATTAGAAGAAAAATTCCGTACGCAGAGTTTTACATTTGATGACTTCTTAGAGCAAATCGGCCAAGTGAAACAAATGGGACCTTTAGACGAAATTCTAAAAATGCTTCCAGGTGCAGGTAAAATCAAAGGATTGGAAAATGCGAAAGTGGATGAAAAACAGATGGATCGTGTAGAAGCCATCATTTATTCGATGACTACGCAAGAAAAAACAACTCCCGAGATTATTAATGGACCAAGAAAAAAGAGAATTGCTAAAGGATCTGGTACATCTATTCAAGATATAAACAGATTACTGAAACAATTTGAAGACATGAAAAAAATGATGAAACAAATGACCAACATGCAACAAAAAGGCAAGAAAAAGATGAAAATGCCTGGTCTAGACTCATTGTTTAAGTAA
- a CDS encoding putative DNA-binding protein — protein sequence MIEKTTRMNFLFDFYQALLTDKQRSYMQLYYLDDLSLGEIAEEYTISRQAVYDNIRRTEAMLEEYEEKLSLFSKFQRRQETVEQLLSLVKDESSEKELIQLINQLKEWD from the coding sequence ATGATTGAAAAAACAACTCGAATGAATTTTCTCTTCGATTTTTACCAGGCATTATTAACAGATAAACAAAGAAGCTATATGCAACTTTATTATTTAGATGATTTATCCCTTGGAGAAATTGCGGAAGAGTATACTATTTCTAGGCAGGCAGTATATGACAATATTCGTCGAACTGAAGCTATGTTAGAAGAGTATGAGGAAAAACTTAGTCTGTTTTCTAAATTTCAACGTAGACAAGAAACAGTGGAACAACTGCTATCTCTTGTAAAAGATGAATCATCCGAAAAAGAACTGATTCAACTCATTAATCAATTAAAAGAATGGGATTAG
- the ftsY gene encoding signal recognition particle-docking protein FtsY translates to MSFFKKFKEKMLGSTPEAEKTVSITNKFKEGLSKTRNQFTSKVNDLVAKYRKVDEDFFEELEEILLQADVGFETVTELMDSLRFEVQRKNIKDTSGIQSVISEKLVEIYNAGEDDITELQLEESGLSVILFVGVNGVGKTTTIGKLAHRLKGEGKNVMLAAGDTFRAGAIEQLQVWGDRVGVEVIKQSEGSDPAAVMYDAVRAAKSRGVDVLICDTAGRLQNKVNLMNELEKIHRVISREIPNAPHEVLLALDATTGQNALVQAQTFKEVTNVTGIVLTKLDGTAKGGIVLAIRNKLHIPVKFVGLGEQMDDLQPFDAEKYVYGLFAEGLDLEEEKEIETDK, encoded by the coding sequence ATGAGCTTTTTTAAAAAATTCAAAGAGAAAATGTTAGGTTCTACGCCAGAAGCGGAAAAAACAGTGTCAATTACGAATAAGTTCAAGGAAGGTCTTTCCAAGACAAGAAACCAATTTACCTCAAAAGTCAATGATTTAGTTGCCAAATATCGTAAAGTGGACGAAGACTTTTTTGAGGAACTGGAGGAAATTTTACTTCAAGCAGATGTAGGTTTCGAAACAGTTACAGAATTGATGGATTCTTTGCGGTTCGAAGTTCAGCGCAAAAATATTAAAGATACTTCCGGAATTCAATCGGTTATTTCTGAAAAATTAGTGGAAATTTATAATGCTGGTGAAGACGATATAACGGAACTTCAACTAGAAGAAAGTGGATTGTCTGTTATTTTGTTTGTCGGAGTAAATGGTGTTGGTAAAACAACAACTATCGGAAAACTTGCCCATCGTTTAAAAGGGGAAGGGAAAAACGTTATGCTTGCAGCGGGAGATACTTTCCGTGCTGGTGCAATCGAACAGCTTCAAGTATGGGGAGATAGAGTAGGAGTCGAAGTTATAAAGCAGTCTGAAGGCTCCGATCCTGCAGCAGTTATGTATGACGCTGTAAGAGCCGCTAAATCTCGTGGCGTCGATGTGTTAATCTGTGATACTGCAGGTAGATTGCAAAACAAAGTAAACTTAATGAATGAGCTTGAAAAAATTCATCGTGTAATTTCACGTGAAATACCTAACGCTCCGCATGAAGTGCTACTTGCTCTAGATGCTACTACTGGGCAAAATGCGCTTGTTCAAGCACAAACATTTAAAGAAGTAACAAATGTAACTGGAATTGTTTTAACAAAGCTTGACGGTACTGCAAAAGGTGGTATCGTGCTTGCAATACGCAATAAACTTCATATTCCCGTTAAATTTGTGGGTCTTGGAGAACAGATGGATGATTTACAGCCATTTGATGCTGAGAAGTATGTATACGGACTGTTTGCTGAAGGATTAGATTTAGAGGAAGAGAAAGAAATAGAGACAGACAAGTAA